The proteins below come from a single Streptomyces sp. B3I8 genomic window:
- a CDS encoding exodeoxyribonuclease III — MLTVTSVNVNGLRAAARKGFVEWLAGTSADVLCLQEVRAEPQQLPEAVRAPEGWHVTHAPAAAKGRAGVSLYTRREPDRVRVGFGSAEFDGSGRYVEADLPGVTVASLYLPSGEVGTERQDEKVRFMDEFLVHLKELRVRAAAEGREVVVCGDWNIAHQEADLKNWRANVKNSGFLPEERAWLGRVLDAGDGGYVDVVRALHPGVAGPYTWWSYRGRAFDNDSGWRIDLAVATVGLAGRAVKGFVERAASHEERWSDHAPVTVVYDV; from the coding sequence ATGCTGACCGTGACCTCCGTGAACGTCAATGGCCTGCGTGCCGCCGCGCGCAAGGGCTTCGTCGAGTGGCTCGCCGGGACCTCGGCGGACGTGCTCTGTCTGCAGGAGGTGCGGGCCGAGCCGCAGCAGTTGCCCGAGGCGGTGCGGGCGCCGGAGGGGTGGCACGTGACGCACGCGCCGGCCGCCGCGAAGGGGCGTGCGGGGGTGTCCCTCTACACGCGGCGCGAGCCCGACCGTGTGCGCGTCGGATTCGGCTCCGCCGAGTTCGACGGCAGTGGGCGGTACGTCGAGGCGGATCTGCCCGGGGTGACCGTGGCGAGCCTGTATCTGCCCTCGGGGGAGGTCGGCACCGAGCGGCAGGACGAGAAGGTCCGGTTCATGGACGAATTCCTCGTCCACCTCAAGGAGTTGCGGGTGCGGGCCGCGGCCGAGGGGCGCGAGGTGGTGGTGTGCGGCGACTGGAACATCGCCCACCAGGAGGCCGACCTGAAGAACTGGCGGGCCAACGTCAAGAACTCCGGGTTCCTGCCGGAGGAGCGTGCGTGGCTGGGGCGGGTCCTCGACGCGGGGGACGGGGGGTATGTGGACGTGGTGCGGGCGTTGCATCCGGGGGTGGCGGGGCCGTACACGTGGTGGTCGTACCGGGGGCGGGCGTTCGACAACGACTCGGGGTGGCGGATCGATCTCGCGGTGGCCACGGTGGGGCTTGCGGGGCGGGCGGTGAAGGGGTTCGTGGAGCGGGCGGCGTCGCATGAGGAGCGGTGGTCCGACCACGCGCCGGTCACTGTCGTCTACGACGTGTGA
- a CDS encoding GNAT family N-acetyltransferase: MFIRPVSFDHPDAVKLNDEVQAEYDLRYGDGGDMTPLDPAMFDPPTGLYLIAYDEFDRPVATGGWRTQNAGDEGYEDGDAELKRMFVVAEARGRGLARRVLSRLEDDARAAGRTRMVLETGTKQPEAIGLYTSSGYAPCAKFGYYRHYPDSRCYAKPL, encoded by the coding sequence ATGTTCATACGCCCCGTCTCCTTCGACCACCCCGACGCCGTCAAGCTCAATGACGAGGTACAGGCCGAGTACGACCTGCGCTACGGCGACGGCGGCGACATGACTCCGCTGGACCCGGCGATGTTCGACCCGCCCACCGGTCTCTACCTGATCGCGTACGACGAGTTCGACCGCCCGGTCGCGACCGGTGGCTGGCGCACCCAGAACGCCGGCGACGAGGGTTACGAGGACGGGGACGCCGAGCTCAAGCGGATGTTCGTGGTGGCCGAGGCGCGCGGCCGGGGCCTGGCCCGCCGCGTCCTGTCTCGGCTCGAGGACGACGCCCGCGCGGCGGGCCGCACCCGCATGGTCCTGGAGACCGGCACCAAGCAGCCGGAGGCCATCGGCCTGTACACCTCCAGCGGCTACGCGCCCTGCGCCAAGTTCGGCTACTACCGCCACTACCCGGACAGCCGCTGTTACGCCAAGCCGCTGTAG
- a CDS encoding response regulator transcription factor translates to MRVVLAEDSVLLRDGLVGLLTRFGHEVVAAVGDAPALLAAVAAHAPDVVVTDVRMPPDLNDEGLRAAVRLRAERPGRPVLVLSQYVQREYAAELLDSGDGSGVGYLLKDRVGQVEQFVDALGEVAAGGTVVDPEVVRQLLRRRRDPLERLTPREREVLALVAEGRSNGAIARELVVSEAAVGKHIGGILTKLDLPPAEDTHRRVLAVLAFLRA, encoded by the coding sequence CTGCGCGTAGTCCTCGCCGAGGACAGTGTGCTGCTGCGGGATGGGCTCGTCGGGCTGCTCACCCGGTTCGGGCACGAGGTCGTGGCGGCCGTCGGCGACGCGCCCGCGCTGCTCGCCGCCGTCGCGGCGCACGCCCCCGACGTCGTCGTGACCGACGTGCGCATGCCGCCCGACCTGAACGACGAGGGCCTGCGCGCGGCCGTGCGGCTGCGCGCGGAGCGCCCGGGGCGGCCGGTCCTCGTCCTCAGCCAGTACGTGCAGCGTGAGTACGCCGCCGAGCTGCTCGACTCCGGGGACGGATCCGGCGTCGGCTATCTGCTCAAGGACCGGGTCGGTCAGGTCGAGCAGTTCGTGGACGCGCTCGGCGAGGTCGCGGCCGGCGGCACGGTCGTCGACCCCGAGGTCGTACGGCAGTTGCTGCGCCGACGGCGGGACCCGCTGGAGCGGCTCACCCCGCGCGAGCGGGAGGTGCTGGCGCTGGTCGCCGAGGGCCGGTCCAACGGGGCGATAGCCAGGGAGCTGGTCGTCTCCGAGGCGGCCGTCGGCAAACACATCGGCGGCATCCTCACCAAGCTGGACCTGCCCCCGGCCGAGGACACCCACCGCCGGGTGCTGGCGGTGCTGGCGTTCCTGCGGGCGTGA
- a CDS encoding sensor histidine kinase yields the protein MHPVTGTRPGEAPKSDPRLWRALRHPRYAVSAWPWRAVLFLLSGAVAGAVTLVALAVLSLAGGVLALVLVGLPLLVLTALAGIPVAAVERRRLALLGLTPPPRAHRTPEEPGAWHWLALRLREGATWREFGYAVLFATVLWPLDAALVVGGLGVPLSLAAAPALVGRYGEAKVVKVWTVDTWPAAWTVALLGLVLLVPAGYALGALAGACGELTRALLTPKRHGQDSARVTELVRSRVRLVDASEAERRRIERDLHDGAQQRLVALTMSLGLARLDAPPGPLADRLAAAHEEAGRALAELRELIRGIHPRVLADYGLVAAVADAADRSPVPVDVALDLPGRLSPPVEAAAYFVVCEALANVARHSGAGRARVEGGQRGGRLVLTVSDDGDGGADPAAGSGLTGLADRVSVLDGRLSLSSPRGGPTLLRVEIPCEPSQPPTTPLPTARPPGGLGPCA from the coding sequence ATGCACCCGGTGACCGGCACACGCCCCGGCGAAGCACCCAAGAGCGACCCGCGATTGTGGCGGGCCCTGCGCCATCCCCGCTACGCGGTCTCCGCGTGGCCCTGGCGGGCGGTGCTGTTCCTGTTGTCGGGGGCGGTCGCCGGGGCCGTGACGCTGGTGGCGCTCGCGGTGCTCTCCCTGGCCGGGGGCGTGCTCGCGCTCGTCCTGGTGGGGTTGCCGCTGCTCGTACTCACCGCACTCGCCGGAATCCCGGTCGCGGCCGTTGAGCGGCGCCGGCTCGCCCTGCTGGGGCTGACCCCGCCGCCCCGCGCGCACCGCACGCCCGAGGAACCGGGAGCCTGGCACTGGCTCGCGCTGCGGTTGCGTGAGGGCGCCACCTGGCGGGAGTTCGGGTACGCGGTGCTGTTCGCGACGGTGCTCTGGCCGCTCGACGCCGCCCTGGTCGTCGGCGGCCTGGGCGTGCCGCTCTCGCTGGCCGCCGCGCCCGCGCTGGTGGGGCGGTACGGGGAGGCCAAGGTGGTCAAGGTGTGGACGGTGGACACCTGGCCCGCCGCCTGGACGGTCGCGCTGCTGGGGCTGGTGCTGCTGGTTCCCGCCGGGTACGCGCTGGGGGCGCTCGCGGGCGCGTGCGGCGAGCTGACGCGCGCTCTGCTCACCCCGAAGCGCCACGGCCAGGACAGTGCGCGGGTCACCGAACTCGTGCGCTCCCGCGTGCGGTTGGTCGACGCGTCCGAGGCCGAGCGCCGGCGCATCGAACGCGATCTGCACGACGGGGCGCAACAGCGCCTGGTCGCGCTGACCATGAGCCTGGGCCTGGCCCGCCTCGACGCACCCCCCGGTCCGCTCGCCGACCGGCTCGCCGCCGCGCACGAGGAGGCGGGCCGGGCACTGGCCGAACTGCGCGAGCTGATCCGGGGCATCCACCCGCGCGTCCTGGCCGACTACGGCCTCGTGGCCGCCGTCGCCGATGCCGCCGACCGCTCCCCGGTCCCCGTGGACGTCGCCCTCGACCTGCCCGGCCGGCTGTCCCCGCCCGTCGAGGCCGCCGCGTACTTCGTCGTCTGCGAGGCGCTCGCCAACGTGGCCCGGCACAGCGGCGCCGGCCGGGCGCGGGTCGAGGGCGGGCAGCGCGGCGGACGGCTGGTCCTCACCGTCTCCGACGACGGCGACGGCGGCGCCGATCCGGCCGCCGGCAGCGGGCTGACCGGGCTCGCGGACCGGGTGTCGGTGCTCGATGGCAGACTCTCCCTGTCCAGCCCGCGGGGCGGACCGACCCTGCTGCGTGTGGAGATCCCTTGCGAGCCGAGCCAGCCTCCGACGACGCCTCTCCCGACGGCGCGACCGCCGGGGGGCCTCGGTCCCTGCGCGTAG
- a CDS encoding ABC transporter ATP-binding protein gives MDAAVRLTGVTREFETDGGGRVRALDGVSLAFPRGGFTAVMGPSGSGKSTLLSCAAGLDRPTSGSVTVGGTELTALGERRLTLLRRDRIGFVFQAFNLLPSLTAAQNVALPLRLAGRRPARSDVRAVLHRVGLGDRAGHRPSELSGGQQQRVALARALITRPRVLFADEPTGALDASAGREVLNLLRAVADEGDGGGSGNGEGSKDGGRTGGTVVMVTHDPVAAAHADRVVFLVDGRVAGELPGASARRIAATLADLELPAPAAPFEGRTRGRTRRETAPC, from the coding sequence ATGGACGCGGCGGTACGACTGACCGGGGTGACCCGGGAGTTCGAGACGGACGGCGGGGGCCGGGTACGAGCGCTGGACGGCGTCTCGCTCGCCTTCCCGCGCGGCGGTTTCACGGCCGTCATGGGGCCCTCCGGGTCGGGCAAGTCGACGTTGCTGAGCTGCGCGGCGGGGCTCGACCGGCCGACGTCGGGCTCGGTCACGGTCGGCGGCACGGAGCTGACGGCGCTGGGCGAGCGTCGTCTGACGCTGCTGCGGCGCGACCGGATCGGGTTCGTGTTCCAGGCGTTCAACCTGCTGCCCTCGCTGACCGCCGCGCAGAACGTGGCGCTCCCGCTGCGGCTGGCCGGCCGGCGCCCGGCCCGGTCCGACGTACGGGCCGTACTGCACCGGGTGGGGCTCGGCGACCGCGCCGGGCACCGGCCCTCGGAGCTGTCGGGCGGCCAGCAGCAGCGGGTCGCCCTGGCACGGGCACTGATCACCCGCCCGCGGGTCCTGTTCGCCGACGAACCGACGGGCGCACTGGACGCGTCGGCCGGACGCGAGGTGCTGAACCTGCTGCGGGCGGTGGCCGACGAGGGGGACGGCGGGGGAAGCGGGAACGGTGAGGGAAGCAAGGACGGCGGGCGGACCGGCGGCACGGTGGTCATGGTGACCCACGACCCCGTGGCCGCGGCCCACGCCGACCGGGTCGTCTTCCTGGTCGACGGCCGGGTGGCCGGGGAACTGCCGGGCGCGTCGGCGCGGCGCATCGCGGCGACGCTGGCGGACCTCGAACTCCCGGCGCCGGCCGCGCCTTTCGAGGGACGCACCCGGGGACGTACCCGGCGGGAGACGGCTCCGTGCTGA
- a CDS encoding FtsX-like permease family protein, producing the protein MLSVALGTLRTRWTSFAASFVALALGVALIAVMGTALAATLDAPEQPPERFAVAPVVVQGARTLRVPTTHGVRTEPLARPRPVPARTVAALRRLGTVVGDRAFPVRVTGGPDGVVGHPWPTAAYAPYSLVTGRAPQADDEVVATVGWTRTGTRLRTARGTVRVVGTAAAAPPRGTRSGPGGPAATAPFETALFYTTHRAARLSPVGLQLVVEAGPEAVRRAVGHADGVRVLTGDARRLADADPDRDAEALTALNALFGTAGGVSGFVSVFVVASTFAFAVAGRRRELGLLRTVGATPGQVRRLVLTEALLVGVLASAAGCALGAWGAPHLAGWVVDAGLAPGWFTVGGHAWPYHVAFWTGLMVACSGAATAAVRAGRVRPAQALREAAVDRGTLPWSRRLIGAALLLTAAVTLALTLLGDPGELLHRKSYTSRPMLLISAVAVVSPVLVRPLVRLLTALPARLPSATGMLVREGVAAGARRASSVVAPVLVTVALAGSLLGATGMLSASKTAELREHTADFVLTPAMASATDGFDAATLDRLRRVPGAVVSATAGTEVYVVEDGVAPIGSEARAADPAALAATVRLPVTAGRLSALDDDSIVVNEEWARHTVGQRVTVWRGDGTRRSLRIAAVLATGTGDNGAYVTRANAAGAPVDRVDVGVARGADAGTVARSLRTAAKASGARVRTRAQWVSAHAPGTTRTTRLGYALVLGIALLYTAVSLVGTLTMSTAARIDDLRTLRLTGATRAQLLRLTAAETLTLVATGTLLALATTAADLAGLHIALRLQSAPAPLAFPWTAMAATATTCALLATAAGLLPTALALHGHGRSGALGAR; encoded by the coding sequence GTGCTGAGTGTCGCGCTCGGAACCCTGCGGACCCGCTGGACCTCCTTCGCCGCGAGCTTCGTCGCGCTCGCGCTCGGGGTTGCGCTGATCGCCGTGATGGGCACCGCCCTCGCCGCCACCCTGGACGCGCCCGAGCAGCCACCGGAACGGTTCGCCGTCGCACCGGTGGTGGTGCAGGGGGCGCGCACCCTGCGCGTACCGACCACGCACGGCGTACGCACCGAGCCGCTCGCGCGCCCGCGCCCGGTCCCCGCCCGCACCGTCGCCGCACTGCGCCGGCTCGGCACGGTCGTCGGGGACCGCGCGTTCCCCGTACGGGTGACGGGCGGCCCGGACGGGGTGGTGGGCCACCCGTGGCCGACAGCGGCGTACGCCCCGTACTCGCTGGTGACGGGGCGCGCTCCGCAGGCGGACGACGAGGTGGTCGCCACGGTCGGCTGGACGCGGACGGGCACCCGACTGCGCACGGCCCGGGGCACGGTGCGGGTCGTGGGAACAGCGGCAGCCGCGCCGCCGCGAGGCACCCGCTCCGGACCCGGCGGCCCTGCCGCAACCGCCCCCTTCGAAACCGCTCTCTTCTACACCACCCACCGGGCGGCCCGCCTCTCCCCCGTCGGCCTCCAGCTCGTCGTCGAGGCAGGGCCGGAGGCGGTGCGCCGGGCGGTGGGGCACGCCGACGGCGTCCGGGTGCTCACCGGCGACGCGCGCCGGCTGGCGGACGCCGACCCGGACCGGGACGCCGAGGCCCTCACGGCGCTGAACGCGCTGTTCGGCACGGCGGGCGGGGTCAGCGGCTTCGTCTCGGTGTTCGTGGTGGCGTCGACGTTCGCCTTCGCGGTCGCCGGACGGCGTCGGGAACTGGGCCTGCTGCGCACGGTGGGCGCGACGCCGGGCCAGGTCCGCCGGCTGGTCCTGACCGAGGCACTGCTCGTCGGCGTGCTCGCCTCGGCGGCCGGCTGCGCGCTCGGCGCGTGGGGCGCGCCGCACCTGGCCGGGTGGGTGGTCGACGCGGGCCTGGCGCCGGGGTGGTTCACGGTGGGCGGTCACGCGTGGCCGTACCACGTGGCGTTCTGGACGGGTCTCATGGTGGCGTGCTCCGGCGCGGCGACGGCCGCCGTACGCGCGGGGCGGGTGCGCCCGGCGCAGGCTCTGCGGGAGGCGGCGGTGGACCGCGGCACACTGCCGTGGAGCCGTCGGCTGATCGGCGCCGCCCTGCTGCTCACGGCCGCCGTGACCCTGGCCCTGACGCTGCTGGGGGACCCCGGCGAGCTGCTGCACCGCAAGTCGTACACCAGCCGTCCGATGCTGCTGATCAGCGCGGTGGCGGTGGTGTCCCCGGTCCTGGTGCGCCCGCTGGTACGGCTGCTGACCGCCTTGCCGGCCCGGCTGCCGTCGGCCACGGGGATGCTGGTGCGCGAGGGCGTGGCCGCCGGTGCGCGCCGGGCCTCCTCCGTCGTCGCGCCGGTGCTGGTCACGGTCGCCCTCGCGGGCTCGCTGCTCGGTGCGACGGGAATGCTGAGCGCGTCGAAGACGGCCGAACTGCGGGAGCACACAGCCGACTTCGTCCTCACCCCCGCCATGGCCTCCGCGACGGACGGCTTCGACGCGGCCACGCTGGACCGGTTGCGGAGGGTGCCTGGGGCGGTGGTCTCGGCCACCGCCGGTACCGAGGTGTACGTCGTGGAGGACGGCGTGGCGCCGATCGGTTCCGAGGCCCGCGCCGCCGACCCCGCCGCGCTCGCGGCCACCGTACGGCTGCCGGTGACGGCGGGCCGGCTGTCGGCGCTGGACGACGACTCGATCGTCGTCAACGAGGAATGGGCGCGGCACACGGTGGGGCAGCGGGTGACGGTGTGGCGCGGCGACGGCACGCGCCGGTCCCTGCGCATCGCGGCGGTCCTGGCCACCGGCACCGGGGACAACGGCGCGTACGTCACCCGGGCCAACGCGGCGGGCGCCCCGGTGGACCGGGTCGACGTGGGGGTGGCGCGGGGTGCCGACGCGGGAACGGTGGCCCGGTCACTGCGCACGGCGGCGAAGGCGTCCGGCGCACGGGTCCGGACGAGGGCGCAGTGGGTGTCGGCGCACGCCCCGGGCACCACTCGCACGACCCGCCTTGGCTACGCGCTGGTTCTGGGCATCGCCCTGCTGTACACGGCCGTCTCCCTCGTCGGCACGCTGACCATGTCCACCGCGGCCCGCATCGACGACCTGCGCACCCTGCGCCTGACCGGCGCGACCCGCGCCCAACTCCTGCGCCTCACCGCGGCGGAGACCCTGACCCTGGTGGCCACAGGCACCCTGCTCGCCCTGGCGACGACGGCGGCCGACCTGGCCGGCCTCCACATCGCCCTGAGGCTCCAGTCGGCCCCGGCCCCCCTGGCCTTCCCCTGGACAGCAATGGCCGCGACCGCGACGACCTGCGCCCTGCTCGCCACCGCGGCCGGCCTGCTCCCCACGGCCCTCGCCCTCCACGGCCACGGCCGTTCCGGTGCCCTCGGGGCACGGTGA
- the glpR gene encoding gephyrin-like molybdotransferase receptor GlpR: MSSSGLIYAVIVGAWAAYLVPMWLRRQDELNEARPTERFSTAIRLLSGRAGMERRYARDLRARSADESERDADPDDVTASVDVRAFAMPPAGQRAHTRIAPPPQRSAPVPPQKGAPSARPAPSESDAPGVPAARSKNDDPERQQVRERQQAAKAPSRSVPAARRPQSAEALARARRSKVLARRRRTTVMLFLVFSLGAIVAAVGGLAFLWVPAVPAALLSGYIAHLRAQERKRFAYQMDRQRAEVAAQRLRERRPRQRAATVDADTDEPEDGPEPATDPGLSALAADRRALVEQTDHAEWVDQQRERQRLPGHGDSWDPVPVPLPTYVTAPVAPRATPHVDLSAPDTWSAARSSAADPETGTDHDSGARPREAHDRAARPERSEAPESSETSGPSAGSAQEKPESGSGRSDARRAASARRSRGRGRTPLFDQYEDGDRPRAANE, encoded by the coding sequence GTGAGCAGCAGCGGCCTCATCTACGCAGTCATTGTCGGGGCCTGGGCCGCCTACTTGGTGCCGATGTGGCTCCGTAGGCAGGACGAGCTGAACGAGGCCCGTCCGACGGAACGCTTCAGCACCGCCATCCGGCTGCTTTCCGGACGGGCGGGAATGGAGCGCCGGTACGCCAGGGACCTGCGCGCCCGCTCCGCCGACGAGTCGGAGCGCGACGCCGACCCGGACGACGTCACCGCCTCGGTGGACGTCCGGGCCTTCGCCATGCCCCCGGCCGGACAGCGCGCGCACACCAGGATCGCCCCGCCGCCGCAGCGGTCCGCGCCGGTGCCGCCGCAGAAGGGCGCGCCGTCCGCCCGGCCCGCCCCGTCGGAGAGCGACGCCCCGGGTGTTCCGGCCGCCAGGTCGAAGAACGACGACCCGGAGCGGCAGCAGGTCCGGGAGCGGCAGCAGGCCGCCAAGGCGCCGTCCCGGTCCGTTCCGGCGGCGCGTCGGCCGCAGTCGGCGGAGGCCCTCGCGCGTGCCCGGCGCTCCAAGGTGCTCGCGCGCCGGCGGCGCACGACGGTGATGCTGTTCCTCGTCTTCAGCCTGGGGGCGATCGTCGCCGCGGTGGGCGGACTCGCCTTCCTGTGGGTGCCGGCGGTCCCGGCCGCGCTGCTCAGCGGATACATCGCCCATCTGCGGGCGCAGGAGCGCAAGCGGTTCGCGTACCAGATGGACCGGCAGCGCGCCGAGGTCGCCGCGCAGCGGCTGCGCGAGCGCCGGCCCCGGCAGCGCGCGGCCACCGTCGACGCCGACACCGACGAACCGGAGGACGGACCCGAACCCGCCACCGACCCCGGACTGTCCGCGCTCGCCGCCGACCGCCGCGCGCTCGTCGAGCAGACCGACCACGCCGAGTGGGTCGACCAGCAGCGCGAACGGCAGCGCCTGCCCGGCCACGGCGACAGCTGGGACCCGGTCCCGGTGCCGCTGCCGACGTACGTCACCGCACCGGTCGCCCCGCGCGCGACGCCGCACGTCGACCTGTCCGCGCCGGACACCTGGAGCGCGGCCCGCTCCAGCGCGGCCGACCCGGAGACCGGCACCGACCACGACAGCGGCGCCCGCCCGCGCGAGGCCCACGACCGCGCCGCCCGCCCGGAGCGCTCCGAGGCCCCGGAGTCTTCGGAGACCTCCGGGCCCTCTGCCGGTTCGGCGCAGGAGAAACCGGAGAGCGGCTCCGGCCGCAGCGACGCCCGCCGCGCCGCGTCGGCCCGCCGCTCCCGCGGCCGCGGCCGCACCCCCCTCTTCGACCAGTACGAGGACGGCGACCGCCCCCGCGCCGCCAACGAGTGA
- a CDS encoding GNAT family N-acetyltransferase, whose product MNTPSWPVELTDGDVVLRPIRMRDQRAWREVNRSNRDWLRPWEATIPPPTPSGPIVHRPTYRQMVRHLRSEAHAGRMLPFVIEYQGRLVGQLTVAGITWGSMCSGHVGYWVDEAVAGRGVMPTAVALVVDHCFRTVGLHRVEVCIRPENRPSRRVVEKLGFREEGLRPRYLHIDGAWRDHLVFALTAEEVPEGLLARWRRRRAERAGGTSK is encoded by the coding sequence CTGAACACCCCGTCATGGCCCGTCGAACTGACGGACGGCGACGTCGTCCTGAGGCCGATAAGAATGCGCGACCAGCGGGCCTGGCGCGAGGTCAACCGGAGCAACCGCGACTGGCTGCGCCCCTGGGAGGCCACGATCCCGCCGCCCACGCCCAGCGGCCCGATAGTCCACCGCCCGACCTACCGGCAGATGGTCCGGCACCTGCGCTCCGAGGCGCACGCGGGCCGGATGCTGCCCTTCGTGATCGAGTACCAGGGCCGCCTGGTCGGCCAGTTGACGGTGGCGGGAATCACCTGGGGATCGATGTGCTCGGGGCACGTCGGATACTGGGTGGACGAGGCGGTCGCGGGCCGCGGGGTGATGCCGACGGCGGTCGCGCTCGTCGTGGACCACTGTTTCCGCACCGTCGGACTGCACCGGGTGGAGGTCTGCATTCGCCCGGAGAACCGGCCGAGCCGGCGGGTGGTGGAGAAACTCGGATTCCGCGAGGAGGGGCTGCGCCCGCGTTATCTCCACATCGACGGCGCCTGGCGCGACCACCTCGTCTTCGCGCTGACCGCGGAGGAGGTCCCCGAAGGACTGCTCGCGCGCTGGCGCCGGCGGCGGGCCGAACGGGCGGGCGGAACCAGCAAATAA
- a CDS encoding molybdenum cofactor biosynthesis protein B gives MTHDATGGGTPHRALVVTASNRAAAGVYEDRGGPLIAEGLRRFGFAVDGPRVVPDGDPVEAALRAAVEAGYDVIVTTGGTGISPTDRTPEATRAVLDREVPGIAEAIRAYGRDKVPTAALSRGLAGVADGTLIVNLPGSTGGVKDGLAVLEPLLRHAVDQLRGGDHVQGAQVREGDPARVREGDPAGPSAGGAC, from the coding sequence ATGACACACGACGCCACCGGCGGCGGCACGCCCCACCGCGCGCTGGTCGTGACCGCCTCCAACCGGGCCGCCGCCGGGGTCTACGAGGACAGGGGCGGCCCGCTGATCGCCGAGGGCCTGCGCCGTTTCGGCTTCGCCGTCGACGGCCCCAGGGTCGTCCCCGACGGCGACCCCGTCGAGGCCGCCCTGCGCGCGGCCGTCGAGGCGGGCTACGACGTGATCGTCACCACCGGCGGCACGGGCATCTCGCCCACCGACCGCACCCCCGAGGCGACCCGCGCGGTGCTCGACCGCGAGGTCCCCGGCATCGCGGAGGCCATCCGGGCGTACGGCCGCGACAAGGTGCCCACCGCCGCCCTCTCCCGGGGCCTGGCCGGAGTCGCCGACGGCACCCTGATCGTCAACCTTCCCGGCTCCACCGGCGGGGTGAAGGACGGCCTGGCGGTCCTGGAACCCCTGCTGAGACACGCGGTCGACCAACTCCGCGGCGGCGACCACGTCCAAGGCGCCCAGGTCCGCGAGGGCGATCCCGCCCGCGTCCGCGAAGGTGACCCCGCCGGACCGAGTGCCGGGGGTGCGTGCTGA
- the moaC gene encoding cyclic pyranopterin monophosphate synthase MoaC, which yields MSTQDRLTHLDDAGAARMVDVSGKAVTERTARATGRVLVSPRVVELLRGEGMPKGDALATARIAGIMGAKRTPDLIPLCHPLSVSGVTLDLSVADDAVEIRAAVRTTDRTGVEMEALTAVSVAALTVIDMVKAVDKGAVITDVRVEEKTGGASGDWSRS from the coding sequence ATGAGCACGCAGGACCGACTGACGCACCTCGATGACGCGGGCGCCGCCCGCATGGTCGACGTCTCGGGCAAGGCCGTCACCGAGCGCACCGCACGCGCCACCGGCCGCGTGCTGGTCTCACCGCGCGTGGTCGAACTCCTGCGCGGTGAGGGGATGCCCAAGGGCGACGCGCTCGCCACCGCGCGCATCGCGGGCATCATGGGCGCCAAGCGCACCCCGGATCTCATCCCGCTGTGCCACCCGTTGTCGGTGTCGGGTGTCACGCTGGACCTGTCGGTCGCGGACGACGCCGTGGAGATCCGGGCCGCGGTGCGCACCACGGACCGCACGGGCGTCGAGATGGAGGCCCTCACCGCCGTCTCCGTCGCCGCGCTCACCGTGATCGACATGGTCAAGGCGGTCGACAAGGGGGCGGTCATCACGGACGTGCGGGTGGAGGAGAAGACGGGCGGCGCGTCGGGCGACTGGAGCCGGTCATGA